A stretch of Apis cerana isolate GH-2021 linkage group LG1, AcerK_1.0, whole genome shotgun sequence DNA encodes these proteins:
- the LOC107994782 gene encoding glucose dehydrogenase [FAD, quinone]-like — protein MESCARGTCSSALQSSPASVFTMLIQTLIASRCGLSNTNKYPSSNEEEILYSGMEFDFVIVGGGSAGSILARRLTEVQDWNVLLIERGVDPLPETVPPGLFNNNLGGPQDYYYAIEPQEGICLSIKDKRCKWSRGKALGGSSVINGMIHIFGNRRDFDGWASQGNPGWNFDEVLPYFRKSLSCSPEYIAEHGDKYCGTNGPLRVRYYNYTVTDFEDVILEAAREAGHPILKAVNGDRYLGFGRVLGTLDEGRRQSCSKAFLSPVRDRKNLYVITSSRADKILFEGKRAVGVRITLSNNKSVEVRATKEVILSTGTMVSPQLLMLSGIGPKEHLKELGIPVLVDLPVGKNLQDHVIWFGLYYSIVNESVTSAPTEQDQLNSAYEYLEFDRGPLRTLANDLVAFINPIDPESIYPEVQLLFSQIQRYDKNGLKSLLHSYDVNDKILQIMTDEIMKNGLITAYASLMRPLSRGVIELRSADPAERVKIYSNYYTVQDDWKRLMKAVPTLKSLLNTTILQKYKAKFHTFDIPQCRNITADTEEYYECNIRHATGTNYHACCTNRMGPANDSRTVVDARLRVHGVTNLRVIDSSVMPNITSANIHAPTMMIAEKGADLIKQDWGIRI, from the exons ATGGAATCGTGTGCGAGGGGAACTTGCTCCTCGGCGTTGCAATCGTCGCCAGCTTCCGTTTTCACTATGCTGATACAAACGTTAATCGCATCCCGTTGCGGATTAAgcaatacgaataaatatccCTCAAGtaacgaagaagaaattttatattcgggAATGGAATTCGATTTTGTGATCGTTGGTGGTGGAAGCGCGGGATCTATTTTGGCTCGCAGATTAACGGAAGTGCAGGATTGGAACGTTTTGTTAATCGAAAGAGGAGTGGATCCCTTACCTGAAACCGTGCCACCTGGCcttttcaacaataatttagGTGGACCGCAAGATTACTATTACGCG atcgaGCCACAAGAAGGCATCTGTCTGAGCATCAAAGACAAACGATGTAAATGGTCGAGGGGCAAAGCACTTGGGGGAAGCTCGGTGATCAACGGGATGATACACATCTTCGGGAATCGAAGGGACTTCGACGGTTGGGCGAGTCAAGGAAATCCTGGATGGAACTTCGACGAAGTACTCCCATACTTTAGAAAGTCCTTAAGCTGCTCGCCCGAATACATAGCCGAACACGGCGACAAGTATTGCGGGACGAACGGTCCCCTCAGAGTCAGATACTACAATTACACCGTGACAGACTTCGAGGATGTAATTCTGGAGGCGGCTCGAGAAGCGGGCCATCCCATTCTCAAAGCTGTGAACGGCGATCGCTACCTGGGATTCGGAAGAGTGTTGGGCACCCTCGACGAAGGGAGACGGCAAAGTTGCTCGAAAGCTTTCCTGAGTCCCGTCAGAGACAGGAAGAACTTGTACGTAATAACGTCGAGCAGAGCGGACAAGATTCTGTTCGAGGGTAAACGCGCTGTCGGTGTTCGAATCACTTTGAGCAACAACAAATCGGTGGAGGTGAGAGCGACGAAGGAAGTGATCCTCTCGACCGGAACTATGGTCAGCCCGCAGCTGCTGATGCTCTCGGGCATCGGGCCGAAAGAACACCTGAAGGAATTGGGGATACCCGTTCTGGTCGATCTGCCCGTTGGGAAGAATCTTCAAGATCACGTGATATGGTTCGGCCTGTATTACTCTATCGTGAACGAGTCGGTGACGTCCGCCCCCACTGAGCAGGATCAATTGAACTCCGCTTACGAGTATTTGGAATTCGACAGAGGCCCGTTAAGGACCCTCGCCAACGACCTCGTCGCGTTCATCAATCCTATCGATCCTGAATCCATATATCCCGAAGTGCAATTATTGTTCTCTCAAATCCAACGCTACGATAAGAACGGGTTAAAGAGCCTGTTGCATTCTTACGACGTGAACGATaagattttacaaataatgacAGACGAGATCATGAAGAATGGCTTGATCACCGCTTACGCCTCGTTAATGAGACCGTTGAGTCGAGGGGTGATCGAATTGCGTAGCGCCGATCCAGCCGAGCGGGTAAAGATTTACTCGAATTATTACACCGTGCAGGACGATTGGAAGAGATTGATGAAAGCTGTGCCAACGCTGAAGAGTTTATTGAACACGACGATCTTGCAGAAGTATAAAGCCAAGTTCCACACCTTCGATATTCCCCAATGTCGCAACATAACCGCCGACACCGAGGAATATTACGAATGCAACATTAGGCACGCCACTGGCACGAATTATCACGCGTGTTGCACGAACAGAATGGGCCCAGCCAACGATTCCAGAACGGTCGTGGACGCCAGATTGAGGGTTCATGGCGTGACGAATTTACGTGTTATCGATTCGTCGGTCATGCCGAACATCACCAGCGCAAATATACATGCGCCTACCATGATGATCGCTGAGAAAGGAGCGGATTTGATTAAACAGGATTGGGGTATACGAATATAA